A genomic stretch from Sulfurovum sp. TSL1 includes:
- a CDS encoding DUF475 domain-containing protein codes for MRYFYSSFVILALGIVGAYFLGGIAAVYITFLLIILEVSLSFDNAVVNAKVLETMDPVWQKRFILFGIPIAVFGMRLVFPLAIVSVASGMGFFETLDVAIHQPGKYEAILKTTEASIFAFGGAFLLMVFLDFFFEEREIKWVRFIEGSKIMKHFSAVANIELILAILTGIVLGHITQDFTVLLAFMYGVLLHSLLGMLDHFLSTETVRSGIAGFVYLEVLDASFSFDGVIGAFALTSNIFIIMIGLGVGAMFVRSLTLYFVEHKTLSVFRYLEHGAHYAIGILAFIMLIKINLHISEVITGTIGIGLITLAFLHSIWENKRAQDKTL; via the coding sequence ATGCGTTATTTTTACAGTTCTTTTGTCATTTTGGCACTGGGCATTGTCGGAGCTTATTTTTTGGGCGGTATAGCCGCTGTCTATATCACTTTTCTGCTGATCATTCTTGAGGTCTCTCTTTCCTTTGACAATGCCGTGGTCAATGCAAAAGTGCTTGAGACCATGGACCCTGTCTGGCAGAAACGGTTTATACTTTTCGGTATTCCGATCGCCGTATTCGGTATGCGACTGGTTTTCCCTCTGGCCATTGTATCCGTAGCATCAGGCATGGGGTTCTTTGAGACGCTTGACGTTGCGATACACCAGCCCGGGAAGTATGAAGCGATACTGAAAACCACGGAGGCAAGCATCTTTGCATTTGGTGGCGCTTTTTTGTTGATGGTCTTTTTGGATTTCTTTTTTGAAGAACGGGAGATCAAGTGGGTCAGGTTCATTGAAGGCTCGAAGATCATGAAGCATTTTTCGGCGGTAGCGAACATTGAACTTATCCTGGCCATTCTTACCGGGATAGTTCTGGGGCACATCACTCAGGATTTTACTGTGCTTTTAGCCTTTATGTACGGCGTGCTGCTTCATTCTCTGCTTGGCATGCTCGATCACTTTCTTTCTACAGAAACAGTCAGAAGCGGTATTGCAGGATTTGTCTATCTAGAGGTACTTGATGCAAGCTTCAGTTTCGACGGCGTCATAGGGGCGTTTGCACTGACAAGCAATATCTTTATCATCATGATCGGTCTTGGTGTAGGAGCCATGTTCGTGCGGAGCCTCACCCTCTATTTTGTCGAACACAAGACCCTTTCGGTATTTCGCTATCTGGAACACGGCGCGCATTATGCCATTGGGATCCTGGCCTTTATCATGCTCATCAAGATCAATCTGCACATCAGTGAAGTGATCACGGGGACGATCGGTATCGGGCTGATAACCCTGGCTTTCCTTCATTCTATATGGGAAAACAAAAGAGCACAGGATAAAACACTATAA
- the asnB gene encoding asparagine synthase (glutamine-hydrolyzing), translating into MCAIFGIIGTYEEAKAKEAFHTLAHRGIDAQVTSVRDRYFLGVHRLAVTNVTKTPTQIISRNGVEILFNGEIYNYEALAETLRLHAASEVDVLHEAYRVWGDDFVTYLRGMFAIAVIAEAEVKLFRDPFGKKPVYYSLDTQRLVFASEMKAIHSLIPLTFNREMLTQYLSFQTPLSPRTFDRHIYQVDAAEMITFVLAEKRIIKKKYYTPLKKTEVIENEDHAVQTLEKALLESVTLRLPKEVKFACLLSGGVDSSLISAMASLKQRVDTFSIGYEGYEKYDERPFARTAAEHIKSNHHEVCFSKADFLQTIEEVVSSLDEPLADPAMLPLYHLMKVVHQEGFKVVLTGDGSDELFMGYRTYKEFYDLELAKGLEFKGWLKHYFKSHFSMHKEWEWYKRIFEGSTLFRSTAELFTDLQQNRLLRMNVKDNHSLEALEPYRKEFEQSGHISPIEWYSFVDLKVMLGNVFLQKLDRMSMAHSVEARSPFLDKEVVAAAFSCTPELRMLKPSKALVKSVARKYLPEEIVDRKKKGFNYPYMEWLQESGELEVIGRIQEKMHLFNEPELEMYLEKGEKGMFKQHLFSLYMLCKWLEQKGL; encoded by the coding sequence GTGTGTGCAATATTTGGAATTATCGGAACCTATGAGGAGGCAAAAGCCAAAGAGGCTTTTCACACATTGGCCCATCGGGGAATAGATGCACAGGTTACCTCTGTGAGGGACCGCTATTTTCTTGGTGTCCATCGGCTTGCTGTGACAAATGTAACGAAAACACCCACTCAAATCATCAGCCGTAATGGCGTAGAGATACTTTTTAACGGTGAGATCTATAACTATGAAGCATTGGCGGAAACACTTCGTCTTCATGCAGCAAGTGAGGTAGATGTCCTGCATGAAGCATACAGGGTCTGGGGAGATGATTTTGTCACATATCTTCGGGGCATGTTCGCCATTGCCGTCATCGCAGAGGCAGAGGTCAAATTATTCCGTGATCCCTTTGGAAAGAAACCGGTCTATTACAGTTTGGATACCCAGCGATTGGTATTTGCCAGTGAAATGAAAGCCATCCATTCGCTTATTCCGCTTACATTTAACAGAGAGATGCTGACACAGTACCTCTCTTTTCAGACACCACTTTCTCCCCGGACGTTTGATAGGCATATCTATCAAGTCGATGCAGCCGAAATGATCACCTTTGTTTTGGCAGAGAAGAGGATAATAAAGAAAAAGTATTATACACCACTTAAGAAGACAGAAGTCATAGAAAACGAAGATCATGCAGTACAGACCTTGGAAAAAGCACTTCTGGAGTCTGTAACATTGCGCTTGCCCAAAGAGGTCAAGTTCGCCTGTCTGCTTTCCGGAGGGGTGGACTCTTCTCTTATCTCTGCAATGGCTTCTTTGAAGCAGCGGGTAGATACCTTCAGTATTGGGTATGAAGGATATGAGAAGTATGACGAGCGTCCTTTTGCCAGAACGGCAGCAGAACATATAAAGTCCAACCATCATGAAGTATGCTTCAGTAAAGCAGACTTTTTGCAAACGATAGAGGAGGTGGTGTCTTCTCTGGATGAGCCTTTGGCTGACCCTGCGATGCTGCCTCTTTACCACTTGATGAAGGTAGTCCATCAAGAGGGCTTTAAAGTAGTTCTGACCGGTGATGGAAGCGATGAACTCTTCATGGGATACAGAACCTATAAAGAGTTTTATGATCTGGAACTGGCCAAAGGACTGGAGTTCAAAGGATGGCTGAAACACTATTTCAAGTCGCATTTCTCTATGCACAAAGAGTGGGAGTGGTACAAACGTATCTTTGAAGGGAGTACACTGTTCCGCTCCACTGCAGAACTGTTTACCGACCTTCAGCAAAACAGATTACTGCGTATGAATGTGAAAGATAACCATTCTTTAGAAGCACTTGAACCCTATAGGAAAGAGTTTGAGCAGAGTGGGCACATCTCGCCTATAGAATGGTACAGTTTTGTAGATCTCAAGGTGATGTTGGGCAATGTCTTTCTGCAAAAGCTTGACCGTATGAGCATGGCGCACAGTGTCGAGGCAAGAAGTCCATTTCTGGACAAAGAAGTGGTCGCTGCAGCATTCTCCTGTACCCCGGAGCTTCGTATGCTGAAACCTTCCAAGGCACTGGTGAAAAGTGTCGCCAGAAAGTACCTTCCCGAAGAGATCGTCGATCGTAAGAAAAAAGGATTTAACTATCCTTATATGGAGTGGCTGCAGGAGAGTGGAGAGCTGGAGGTCATCGGACGGATACAGGAAAAGATGCACCTCTTTAATGAACCTGAACTTGAAATGTATTTGGAAAAAGGGGAGAAGGGGATGTTCAAGCAACATCTCTTCTCTCTCTATATGCTATGCAAATGGCTGGAGCAAAAAGGGTTATAG
- the topA gene encoding type I DNA topoisomerase gives MKNLIIVESPAKARTITSFLNKDYKVIASKGHIRDLPKSTFGITVDDENGDLIPKYSIPRDANPTVKELKKLAKEAETVFIATDEDREGEAIGYHIAKAIGREPTELPRIVFHEITKNAIQHALETPRKVDMDSVDAQQTRRLLDRIVGYKLSPLLASKIQKGLSAGRVQSSTLKLVVDREREIKAFVPEEYWTIDALFEKDIEASIYDYNGLKIEKLTVKTEADATEIVASAKSESFIVASLEKTKRKTKTPPPFMTSTLQQTASTQLGFSPKKTMMVAQKLYEGVKTDKGTMGVITYMRTDSLNLAKEAVTAAREYIQNTYGEKYLPAKAKNYATKSKGAQEAHEAIRPTMIEFDGKTAADYLSVDELKLYRLIYNRFLACQMTEAEMESQTLLFKGDKCTFKASGRKLLFDGFYKVTGYTDKDKLLPELAKGQAVSLDQIKQEQHFTEPPARYNEASLIKKLESLGIGRPSTYAPTVTTLQTRKYIEIEKKRIHPTEIAFTVTEMLEKHFPEIVDSGFTSNMEETLDEIAEGNTDWQTVLKAFYTPFLQKVEEGKKKIKSLKVAIPTGEKCPKCDSELLLRKGRYGEFIACSNFPKCKYTKNPDGTEVEGPEETDEKCEKCGSMMVIKNSKRGKFLACSAYPKCKNAKSLEPAKELTVPCPECGGKIQEREGKRGKFFGCVNYPKCKFIANFEPIDKKCPECGYTMGIKHLKSGDVYECFKCKHKEEAK, from the coding sequence ATGAAAAACCTAATTATAGTAGAATCACCTGCTAAAGCACGTACCATTACCAGTTTCCTCAATAAAGACTATAAAGTCATCGCCTCAAAAGGGCATATTCGTGACCTTCCGAAAAGTACTTTTGGTATTACGGTCGATGATGAGAACGGTGATCTTATACCCAAATACTCCATCCCAAGAGATGCGAACCCCACGGTCAAAGAGTTAAAGAAACTTGCCAAAGAAGCGGAAACGGTCTTTATCGCAACGGATGAGGACCGCGAGGGTGAGGCGATCGGGTATCATATCGCCAAGGCGATCGGAAGAGAACCTACTGAACTTCCGCGTATCGTCTTTCATGAGATCACCAAAAATGCCATACAGCATGCACTTGAAACCCCGCGTAAGGTTGATATGGACTCTGTGGATGCACAGCAGACAAGAAGACTGCTTGACCGTATCGTAGGGTACAAACTTTCACCTCTGCTTGCCAGCAAGATCCAAAAAGGTCTGAGTGCAGGTAGAGTACAAAGTTCGACACTGAAACTGGTAGTAGACAGGGAACGCGAGATCAAAGCGTTCGTGCCTGAAGAGTATTGGACGATCGATGCACTGTTTGAAAAAGACATCGAAGCATCTATCTATGATTATAACGGTCTCAAGATAGAGAAACTGACGGTCAAAACGGAGGCAGATGCCACAGAGATCGTTGCTTCGGCCAAAAGTGAATCCTTTATCGTGGCTTCATTGGAAAAGACCAAAAGAAAGACCAAAACACCTCCACCGTTCATGACTTCAACCCTGCAGCAGACAGCCTCTACCCAACTGGGATTTTCGCCTAAAAAAACGATGATGGTCGCACAAAAGCTCTATGAAGGGGTGAAAACCGACAAAGGTACCATGGGGGTCATTACCTATATGAGAACCGACTCACTGAACCTTGCAAAAGAGGCGGTAACCGCAGCAAGAGAGTACATCCAAAACACTTACGGGGAGAAATATCTCCCCGCTAAAGCAAAGAACTATGCCACAAAGTCCAAAGGTGCACAGGAAGCCCATGAGGCGATCCGCCCTACGATGATCGAGTTTGACGGCAAGACCGCGGCAGACTATCTCTCTGTCGATGAACTGAAACTCTATAGACTGATCTACAACCGATTCCTGGCCTGTCAGATGACAGAAGCAGAGATGGAGTCACAGACACTCCTCTTCAAAGGGGATAAATGTACCTTCAAAGCCAGCGGAAGAAAACTTCTTTTTGACGGGTTCTATAAGGTCACAGGGTATACCGATAAAGACAAACTCTTGCCGGAACTGGCAAAAGGTCAAGCGGTTAGTCTGGATCAGATCAAGCAAGAGCAGCATTTTACAGAACCGCCTGCACGCTACAACGAAGCCAGTCTCATCAAGAAGCTGGAGTCACTGGGTATCGGGCGTCCGAGTACCTATGCCCCTACTGTCACCACACTTCAGACACGTAAATACATTGAAATAGAGAAAAAACGTATCCACCCTACAGAGATCGCCTTTACGGTCACAGAGATGCTTGAAAAGCATTTCCCTGAGATCGTAGACAGCGGGTTTACGTCCAACATGGAAGAGACACTTGATGAGATAGCGGAAGGAAACACCGACTGGCAAACGGTTCTCAAAGCATTCTACACCCCGTTTTTACAGAAGGTAGAAGAGGGGAAAAAGAAGATCAAAAGTCTTAAGGTGGCCATCCCTACTGGGGAAAAATGTCCTAAATGCGACTCCGAACTACTCCTGCGTAAAGGGCGTTATGGCGAATTTATCGCATGCAGCAACTTTCCTAAATGCAAATACACCAAAAATCCGGACGGTACAGAGGTCGAAGGACCGGAAGAGACGGATGAAAAGTGTGAAAAATGCGGTTCGATGATGGTGATCAAAAACTCTAAAAGAGGAAAATTCCTTGCCTGTTCTGCCTACCCGAAATGTAAAAACGCAAAGTCTCTTGAACCTGCGAAAGAACTCACCGTTCCCTGTCCGGAATGTGGAGGAAAAATTCAGGAGAGAGAGGGGAAAAGAGGGAAATTCTTCGGTTGTGTGAACTATCCGAAATGTAAATTCATCGCCAACTTTGAACCTATAGACAAAAAATGTCCGGAGTGCGGATATACTATGGGGATTAAACATCTCAAAAGCGGTGATGTCTATGAGTGCTTTAAATGTAAACATAAAGAGGAGGCAAAGTAA
- a CDS encoding biotin synthase — protein sequence MSNPKQQIFLCAINNILSGTCKEDCKFCTQSVRYHADIERYSYKDIGQIVSEAKAAKANGALGYCLVTAGKGLDDKKVDFVARAAQAVKAEVKELNLIACNGTASKEQLLYLKQHGIDSYNHNLETSERYYADICTTHAWSERYETCENVKSVGLALCSGGIFGMGETKEDRDALLDAIASLSPESTPLNFYHPNPALPIKTRNIELDEAMAIIKKARALLGEDKLLMVAGGRELVFNGKENLMFESGANAMVIGNYLTTKGIEASSDQEMLDRLGYKVATSCDTH from the coding sequence ATGTCTAACCCTAAACAACAAATATTTTTATGCGCGATCAACAACATCCTCAGCGGCACCTGTAAAGAGGACTGCAAATTCTGTACCCAAAGTGTGCGATACCATGCAGATATCGAACGTTACAGCTACAAGGATATAGGACAGATCGTCTCTGAGGCGAAAGCCGCAAAAGCCAACGGTGCTTTGGGCTACTGTCTGGTCACTGCCGGCAAAGGTCTGGATGACAAAAAAGTGGATTTTGTTGCACGTGCTGCACAGGCGGTCAAGGCGGAGGTCAAAGAGCTCAACCTTATTGCATGTAATGGTACCGCCAGCAAAGAACAGCTTCTCTACCTGAAACAGCATGGCATCGACAGCTATAACCATAACCTTGAAACCTCTGAACGTTATTATGCAGATATCTGTACCACCCATGCCTGGAGTGAACGTTATGAGACGTGTGAGAATGTCAAATCAGTAGGGTTGGCACTCTGTTCCGGAGGGATCTTCGGTATGGGAGAGACAAAAGAGGACAGAGACGCACTTCTGGACGCGATCGCATCTCTGAGCCCTGAATCAACGCCGCTTAACTTTTATCATCCTAATCCTGCACTGCCTATCAAAACAAGGAACATCGAACTGGATGAAGCTATGGCTATCATTAAAAAGGCCCGTGCGCTTCTGGGAGAAGATAAGCTGCTTATGGTCGCTGGTGGACGTGAACTTGTGTTCAACGGAAAAGAAAACCTCATGTTCGAATCGGGTGCAAATGCGATGGTCATAGGGAATTATTTGACCACCAAAGGTATCGAAGCAAGCAGTGATCAAGAGATGCTTGATAGACTTGGCTACAAGGTAGCAACAAGCTGTGATACACACTAA